In one Chitinophaga sancti genomic region, the following are encoded:
- a CDS encoding carboxypeptidase-like regulatory domain-containing protein — translation MNRKSTSRMWRRLCIVINRTYQVLLIILLMHLRPTTAIAQSSISFSVNNASLQSVLATIKSQSGYGIVYTKELMKNTRPVTASFSSQPLSVVLARCFDGQPVTYKIVDRNIIITERPKEYPAPRVNEDTSIVVIGQVTGKDGPVLVGASVKVQGIPSGVTTSREGHFVIGAPKGSLLTVSYVGFKPYSIRVTPNMGRLQIALEQVETTLEAVNISNTAKVKDPTLQIDLTNRSYMNLGQVLQGTVPGLSLQTRSTSVKKVTSIGVWNSRLGWTFLTPEQFLKAYPTYGQLVLDAFLSGNFPSWMNRYIYQVRMTTQVATTLVPELRGSNSFAGNTDGMLVVIDGFPREGFPSDFPMNNVESVEVIKDPKELVKWGPKAINGVIMVRTKQGKSGEIRVSYSVNLYYMPAPKFDREKLYLPSSADVLDYVRQSDSLFTQNTFNPNNTFQISPAQRLLSQLHNNYITTDKFNASWDSLRNLDNASQFRKLQQNAFNQNHSLSLIGGTNKYRFSFIGGYATNADNSLNGSNKIVSLNANNVFNLLQDKLNINWTLYVANTTSRAGYSMNPGNLTIQPYQLLLDNNNKYVYDYSAFNPDANAVIMSKGYYNNGVNILEDARLNSSINKSLQTQSRLNLSWKLLPGLQWSASLLNTIQDNTADLFYDKGSSYVRQLVNQYGQYYENGVKFYVPYGDVLNRSKSKNKEWNLRSGLSYNISFGRHEIDLSIGGGAASVGYRRPNNYVLYGYNAKTGRGAPIYLPTPDPAAAILNYYSLFAGQGSTVYPNNLVVPANLLNTNSRNINYNAGARYTYNKRFSLSGRYNSVMNPSYGLKTPYSTLSSYNVEGNFELFKAPINKWIDDVSVSTGLTGTKMPDLPVNYATSRYQQLYWEDYGIWVSGYSPTQQSGQSSRNIYQRVKVGLGKGRYEVSVGYNSQRMTGLISSTSKVYTTAGDSTAMIHYLSAVVRANLRKGLFTALVSYNKSPEGQNQVNGSLKYNIAKESYFHSNLISTLDAEGLIQNISAYQGLDLMMSTNVAGGGSYTMATNSSFTTLPPQNLNYEFRGRIGILNDQYMLDMRYYNRTTSGVNSSVSVAADASSGLGSQIAYSNIVNKGVEFFLKSDLVKHTRFSYTLILNGAYNANVARSVPTPGFTATDAYATAYRDGYNTSNLWAFKWAGLDNKGNPQIYDKEGKKTAVLDSATVASSLTYAGVLRAPWNGGLIHEVSWGSFFGRASLTFSMGAVMKRFIPTPSTELVNSSLIRNRWKKAGDELYTDVPGMSTDGAGSFRAFVTNYSTNSIMSANFIRLQEVMIGYRLPQQLLKRMKMNSAMVTLQGQNLAMWTQNKYHLDPTVVSSGGVVGMPVPKQYSCSFMIGL, via the coding sequence ATGAATCGAAAATCTACTTCACGGATGTGGAGACGGCTATGTATTGTCATTAACCGAACCTATCAGGTGTTACTCATTATACTCCTGATGCATTTGCGGCCCACCACTGCAATTGCCCAATCATCTATTTCTTTCAGCGTGAACAACGCCAGCTTACAATCAGTATTAGCTACCATCAAATCGCAAAGCGGATATGGTATCGTATATACGAAGGAGTTAATGAAGAATACACGCCCGGTTACCGCTTCATTCTCCAGCCAGCCCTTGTCCGTAGTCCTTGCCCGCTGTTTCGACGGCCAGCCGGTCACCTACAAAATTGTAGACCGCAATATTATCATTACCGAAAGGCCTAAAGAATATCCTGCACCCCGTGTCAATGAAGATACGAGCATCGTCGTCATCGGACAAGTGACCGGCAAAGACGGCCCCGTGCTGGTAGGCGCTTCTGTAAAAGTACAAGGCATACCCTCCGGCGTCACCACCAGTAGGGAAGGTCATTTTGTAATCGGTGCCCCCAAGGGCAGCTTGCTCACGGTCTCTTATGTCGGCTTTAAACCCTATTCCATCAGGGTGACCCCTAATATGGGACGTCTGCAAATTGCCCTCGAACAGGTGGAAACCACACTGGAAGCTGTAAACATCTCCAACACCGCAAAAGTAAAAGATCCAACCCTGCAAATAGACCTTACCAACCGTAGTTATATGAATCTCGGGCAGGTACTGCAGGGTACCGTACCAGGATTAAGTCTGCAAACGAGGAGCACCTCTGTTAAAAAAGTCACCAGCATCGGTGTCTGGAACTCAAGGCTGGGCTGGACATTTCTTACACCAGAGCAGTTTCTCAAAGCATATCCAACCTACGGTCAGCTGGTGCTGGATGCCTTCCTTTCCGGCAATTTCCCCAGCTGGATGAACCGGTATATTTACCAGGTAAGAATGACTACCCAGGTTGCGACTACCCTGGTGCCGGAGCTACGGGGCTCTAACTCTTTTGCCGGCAACACTGATGGTATGCTGGTCGTCATAGATGGTTTTCCCAGGGAAGGTTTTCCGTCTGATTTTCCCATGAATAACGTGGAATCAGTAGAAGTCATCAAAGACCCAAAAGAACTGGTAAAATGGGGGCCTAAGGCTATCAATGGCGTCATCATGGTAAGAACCAAACAGGGTAAATCAGGAGAGATCAGGGTCAGCTATTCCGTGAACTTATACTACATGCCTGCACCAAAGTTTGACAGGGAAAAATTATACCTGCCTTCTTCCGCTGATGTGCTGGATTACGTGAGACAATCAGATTCATTATTCACGCAGAACACCTTTAATCCAAATAACACATTCCAGATATCACCTGCGCAGCGGCTACTGAGCCAATTACATAATAATTACATTACGACTGACAAGTTCAATGCCAGCTGGGATTCCCTAAGGAACCTGGACAACGCCTCCCAGTTCCGCAAACTGCAGCAAAACGCCTTTAATCAGAACCATTCCCTTTCATTGATCGGGGGTACAAATAAGTACAGGTTCTCTTTTATTGGCGGCTATGCTACGAATGCTGATAACTCCCTGAACGGCTCTAATAAAATAGTCAGCCTGAACGCAAACAATGTATTCAATCTCCTGCAGGATAAACTCAATATTAACTGGACTTTATATGTAGCGAATACCACTAGTCGCGCAGGTTACAGCATGAATCCAGGTAACCTCACAATTCAGCCTTACCAGCTCCTGCTGGATAATAACAATAAATATGTCTATGACTATTCTGCTTTTAACCCGGATGCCAATGCCGTTATCATGAGCAAAGGGTACTATAATAATGGCGTGAACATCCTGGAAGATGCCCGACTCAATAGCAGCATAAACAAAAGTTTGCAAACGCAGTCCCGTTTAAACCTTAGCTGGAAATTATTACCCGGCTTACAATGGAGTGCTTCGCTGTTAAATACGATACAGGATAATACTGCTGATTTATTTTATGATAAAGGCTCCAGTTATGTACGGCAATTAGTTAATCAGTATGGCCAGTACTATGAAAATGGAGTGAAATTCTATGTGCCTTACGGAGATGTACTTAACAGGAGCAAGAGTAAGAACAAGGAATGGAACCTGCGATCCGGCTTATCTTACAACATATCTTTTGGGCGACATGAAATAGATCTGTCAATCGGTGGCGGTGCTGCCAGTGTAGGTTACAGGCGCCCGAACAATTACGTATTGTATGGTTATAATGCAAAGACAGGTAGAGGGGCTCCTATCTACCTGCCAACACCCGATCCTGCTGCAGCCATCCTAAACTATTATTCGCTTTTTGCCGGCCAGGGTTCTACCGTGTATCCGAATAACCTGGTCGTACCCGCCAATTTACTGAATACAAACTCCCGGAATATCAACTATAACGCAGGTGCGCGTTACACATATAATAAACGCTTCAGCTTATCGGGCCGGTACAATAGTGTGATGAACCCCAGCTATGGGTTGAAAACACCGTATTCTACCTTGTCGAGTTATAATGTGGAAGGTAACTTTGAATTATTCAAAGCGCCGATCAATAAATGGATAGACGACGTATCTGTATCTACCGGTCTGACAGGTACGAAAATGCCGGATCTGCCGGTGAACTATGCCACCAGCAGGTATCAGCAATTATATTGGGAAGACTATGGTATTTGGGTAAGTGGTTATTCTCCTACACAGCAGAGCGGTCAGTCCAGCCGCAATATCTATCAGCGTGTAAAAGTAGGATTGGGAAAGGGGCGGTATGAAGTATCAGTAGGCTACAATTCTCAAAGAATGACTGGCCTGATCAGTTCTACCAGTAAAGTTTATACGACAGCGGGTGACAGCACTGCCATGATTCACTACCTGAGTGCTGTCGTAAGAGCCAACCTGCGAAAAGGATTGTTTACGGCACTTGTATCTTACAATAAATCTCCTGAAGGTCAGAACCAGGTAAATGGAAGTCTGAAATACAATATCGCAAAAGAGTCCTATTTCCACTCAAACCTCATCAGTACCCTTGATGCAGAAGGCCTGATACAGAACATCAGTGCTTACCAGGGGCTGGACCTGATGATGAGTACTAACGTTGCAGGAGGAGGTAGTTATACTATGGCTACCAACAGCTCGTTCACGACACTGCCACCGCAAAACCTTAACTATGAATTCAGAGGCCGGATCGGTATTCTCAATGATCAGTATATGCTGGACATGAGGTATTACAACAGAACAACCTCCGGCGTAAACAGCAGCGTATCTGTAGCAGCAGATGCTTCCAGTGGACTGGGCAGCCAGATCGCCTACAGCAATATCGTGAATAAAGGAGTAGAATTTTTCCTGAAATCGGACCTTGTAAAGCATACAAGATTTTCTTATACACTCATCCTCAATGGCGCCTACAATGCGAATGTGGCCAGATCAGTACCTACGCCAGGTTTTACGGCAACTGATGCTTATGCTACCGCCTATCGTGATGGCTATAATACCAGCAATCTCTGGGCTTTTAAGTGGGCCGGACTGGATAATAAAGGTAACCCCCAGATCTATGATAAAGAAGGTAAGAAGACAGCTGTATTGGATAGTGCAACGGTCGCTTCTTCTCTTACCTATGCAGGTGTATTGCGCGCTCCCTGGAATGGTGGCCTGATTCATGAAGTCAGCTGGGGCTCCTTTTTCGGAAGAGCATCACTGACTTTTAGTATGGGCGCTGTAATGAAAAGATTTATTCCTACACCTTCCACTGAACTGGTGAATAGTAGCCTGATCCGCAACAGATGGAAAAAAGCTGGAGATGAATTGTATACAGACGTACCAGGGATGTCTACTGATGGTGCCGGAAGCTTCCGGGCCTTTGTGACAAACTATTCAACTAACAGCATTATGTCTGCCAATTTTATCCGCCTGCAGGAAGTGATGATCGGCTACCGCCTCCCGCAGCAATTGCTGAAGAGAATGAAAATGAACAGCGCTATGGTGACATTGCAGGGGCAGAACCTGGCCATGTGGACACAGAATAAATATCACCTGGATCCTACCGTAGTGAGTTCTGGCGGCGTGGTGGGTATGCCTGTTCCCAAACAGTATTCATGCAGTTTTATGATAGGTCTCTAA
- a CDS encoding DUF1735 domain-containing protein, translated as MSDNKSAIYIALILIIVQFSCKKEDDPLTALARELGSYKYSYIETGSAIRLNGATSGNTTLTYRGFPVSLTGSASGETVVTATIDTSLIAAYNTLYNESNPSIDTKAFRPSFNGTFRIAANEKTAADSLYILLNDASGLENNTLYLVPVRLSANNGGKVATSVVFFKMMVTITAVDLYVNGGAAFEYTYPYARNGSQYWGFYLSQDEAGNVIGPSSLDISIAAGVRFPAGELHAYAVTDVSDSLINAFSAAAYTSYERFPEGTYSLTKASAVVAANTLNSSDSLKLSFSNYSAFKPGTFYLMGVKLVADQQDPLSAPPRNGAGAYALFSFYILQ; from the coding sequence ATGTCAGACAATAAATCAGCAATATATATCGCCCTCATCTTAATAATCGTACAGTTCTCCTGCAAAAAGGAAGACGATCCATTGACGGCGCTGGCGAGGGAATTAGGGTCGTATAAGTATTCCTATATCGAAACAGGTTCTGCGATCCGTTTGAATGGTGCGACTTCAGGAAATACAACACTGACCTACCGTGGGTTTCCGGTATCGCTCACCGGCAGTGCATCCGGAGAGACGGTGGTGACGGCAACCATAGATACTTCATTGATTGCTGCATACAATACCCTGTATAATGAATCAAATCCATCCATTGACACAAAAGCCTTTCGTCCTTCATTCAATGGTACATTCCGCATTGCGGCCAATGAAAAGACAGCTGCTGATTCGCTCTACATACTATTGAATGATGCCTCCGGCCTGGAAAATAATACGCTCTACCTGGTACCCGTTCGCCTAAGCGCCAATAACGGTGGAAAGGTGGCTACCTCAGTTGTCTTCTTTAAAATGATGGTGACTATCACAGCTGTGGATCTCTATGTCAATGGCGGCGCTGCTTTTGAGTATACTTATCCGTATGCAAGAAATGGTAGTCAGTACTGGGGTTTCTACCTGTCGCAAGATGAAGCAGGGAATGTGATTGGACCTTCTTCCCTGGATATTAGTATTGCAGCTGGTGTTCGCTTTCCGGCAGGCGAACTGCATGCATATGCAGTGACAGATGTTAGCGATTCATTGATCAACGCTTTTTCTGCAGCAGCGTATACAAGTTATGAGCGTTTCCCGGAAGGAACTTATAGTCTCACAAAAGCAAGTGCTGTAGTAGCTGCAAATACATTGAATAGTAGTGATAGTCTGAAGCTTTCTTTTAGTAATTATTCAGCTTTTAAACCTGGAACATTCTATCTCATGGGAGTAAAGTTGGTCGCAGATCAGCAGGATCCTCTAAGTGCACCACCCAGAAACGGTGCGGGTGCTTACGCCTTGTTTAGTTTTTACATTTTACAATAA
- a CDS encoding TlpA family protein disulfide reductase, protein MKKAFIIISLLWCSCLKAQELKDTTTYAAGLRASQYMFSDTAGVQHSLDEFKGKYIYLDLWASWCYPCRKEYPFLRELEKSVNKKKIAVISISIDQHEYRWKGGMNGYAINEGIQWWAKDTTFATDFHIDRIPRFILLDKKGRVMQFSMTRPSSKETIKFLNNLK, encoded by the coding sequence ATGAAAAAAGCATTCATCATAATCAGTCTGCTGTGGTGTTCCTGCCTGAAGGCGCAGGAACTCAAAGATACCACCACTTATGCAGCCGGTCTGCGGGCCAGCCAATACATGTTCTCAGATACTGCCGGTGTGCAGCATTCCCTCGATGAGTTCAAAGGGAAATATATCTACCTGGATCTCTGGGCATCCTGGTGCTATCCCTGTCGAAAGGAATACCCATTCCTGAGGGAACTGGAAAAGTCAGTAAATAAAAAGAAGATAGCGGTGATTAGTATATCCATAGACCAGCATGAATACCGCTGGAAGGGAGGCATGAACGGATATGCCATCAATGAAGGGATTCAGTGGTGGGCAAAAGATACAACCTTTGCCACCGATTTTCATATAGATAGAATTCCTCGCTTTATACTGCTGGACAAAAAAGGAAGGGTCATGCAGTTTTCAATGACAAGGCCTTCCAGTAAGGAAACCATTAAGTTCTTAAATAATCTGAAATAA
- a CDS encoding RagB/SusD family nutrient uptake outer membrane protein → MYKVICFLLSIIVLTGCEKFLDVNPSTESVNPTTIADFQEMLNADSLAVGNYILTDLMSDDVRFTDIELNGQDNFYSRSYLWGKVVWNPADEDYMYNSSYTRILQMNIILNRINAAPQDSVNTEKNRSNVISQSLIQRSWYYLQLANIYGAAYNSATAGTDLAVPLVLSPDATAQPSRATVREVYYKVITDLKQAVNNPYLPALGKNIIHPGKAAGYALLSRAYLYMAAYDSASLYADSSLALASSLTDLRSSYSGPTQLIDLRTNPEVLMAKVAYEQNFYSIFKYSFQLSSSLYSLLSYNDGRYNTRLSGYFYRTTTYNGSTTVFSDFSVSVPEVMLTKAECLARKGDAAAAMALVNTLAATRIYNYTAVNASSADTALAYVLRERRRELFVHGGLRWFDLKRFNVNTNTQLTLTRKQDDSTVIASLAPLSSRYLVPFTQTVLANNPNMVQNVRQ, encoded by the coding sequence ATGTATAAAGTTATTTGTTTTTTGCTAAGCATAATTGTGTTGACGGGCTGTGAGAAATTCCTGGACGTCAACCCTTCCACAGAGTCAGTAAACCCTACTACCATTGCGGACTTTCAGGAGATGCTGAATGCAGATTCACTGGCGGTGGGCAATTATATCCTGACAGACCTGATGAGTGATGATGTACGGTTTACAGACATCGAATTAAACGGGCAGGATAATTTTTATTCCCGGTCTTACCTGTGGGGAAAGGTGGTCTGGAATCCTGCTGATGAGGATTACATGTATAACAGTTCTTACACCCGCATCCTGCAGATGAACATTATCCTGAACAGGATTAATGCCGCACCACAGGACTCTGTCAATACGGAAAAGAATCGTAGTAACGTGATCTCCCAGAGTCTTATTCAGCGAAGCTGGTATTATTTGCAACTGGCAAATATTTACGGAGCAGCTTACAATAGTGCAACTGCCGGAACCGATCTGGCTGTGCCGCTGGTACTATCTCCGGATGCAACCGCACAACCCTCAAGAGCTACGGTAAGAGAGGTGTACTATAAAGTGATCACTGATCTGAAACAGGCAGTAAACAACCCTTATTTGCCTGCCCTGGGAAAGAATATTATTCATCCCGGAAAGGCTGCCGGATATGCGCTGCTATCCCGTGCCTATCTCTATATGGCGGCCTATGATTCAGCTTCCCTGTACGCCGATTCCTCACTTGCGCTGGCCAGCTCCCTGACAGATCTGAGGTCTTCGTATTCCGGGCCTACGCAATTGATTGATCTCCGCACAAACCCGGAAGTACTCATGGCAAAAGTGGCTTACGAACAGAACTTTTATTCAATATTCAAGTATTCTTTTCAGCTCAGTTCTTCACTATATAGCCTGTTGTCGTACAATGATGGCCGTTATAATACCAGGCTAAGCGGATATTTCTATAGAACGACCACTTACAATGGCAGCACCACCGTGTTTTCCGATTTCAGTGTCAGTGTGCCTGAAGTGATGTTGACTAAAGCGGAATGCCTGGCCAGGAAGGGTGATGCGGCAGCTGCCATGGCACTGGTGAATACACTGGCAGCAACAAGAATCTATAATTATACAGCAGTCAATGCCAGCTCAGCGGATACCGCATTGGCTTATGTATTGAGAGAACGGCGGCGTGAATTGTTTGTTCATGGCGGGTTACGTTGGTTTGACCTGAAACGGTTCAACGTAAATACCAATACCCAACTCACCCTGACCCGCAAGCAGGATGATAGTACCGTGATCGCTTCACTAGCGCCTTTATCCAGCAGGTACCTGGTACCCTTTACACAAACAGTATTGGCTAACAATCCAAATATGGTGCAGAATGTCAGACAATAA